The stretch of DNA AGGGAATATAGTGGGTGATATTAAGATTAGAGTTCCATATTCCATGGGGAAATCGATCCAAAGGCGTATCTTGAGTGGGAGGAGAACGTGGAACGTGTTTTTAAAACCCAGATTTATTCGGATGCTGAGAAGGTAAAACGATCTTGTAGCACGTTTACCAACTATGCTGGTACTGGGTAGGATAAATTGGTATTTCTTAGGAGACGATGTGGACAACACCCTATAGTCAtgtgggatgagatgaaaaagGTTGACGAGGAAATAGTTTGTTCCTAATCATTATGATATTAGAGTTGATCGAAGAAGTGAACATGATTTGCCTAAGGAGTCGTTTGGAGGAGTCAAATCATGAGACTATCAAGTTTAATATCAAGCTACATCTGAAATTTTCTGTATTaataattgtgatattatttGTTGTTGGTGTCTAGAGATGAGACATGACATTAGTCAATGTACAAGTGAAGCAGTGACAATGATGGGTTCTCAAGTCGAGCTTGAACCGAAGTCGTTGATATTAGATCCAATGTTGAAATTGAGCTTGATTCTAAAATTGAATTAGAGGTTGAATCAGAAATTTGAAGTTGAGCTTGAATCTCGAATGGAGGTTGAGGTTGTGTTGAATCTGAATGTGAAGTTGAGGTGGAGAACATTGATGGTGATGATATTCCACTAGTTGATTATTCTAATTTCGTTGAACGGTATGCAGTGGAGACTGAGTCATTAAGTGGAGAAGACGTTTCTAATTTGTCTACTATGGAGGAAAAGAGTAGACAAACTAAAACCTTAGTTCATACGTGTATTGAGAAAAAATTTATGTCTCTTGTTCAATCAAATCCAAAAGAAGAAGTTCTTGAGGTTCAGTTGGCAGTTCATGAAGTGAGTGAAAATAAATGTGAATTAGCAGAAAGAAACAACgataaaaagagtgagatggccatagaaaagaaaaaaagaagagaaaagatgaaaaagaaaaataggCCAAacaaagagaaaagaaaaataatttgatgaCCCAAAAAAGTGAGCTTTAGAGATACTTGTTTTTGCATAAACCCCTTCATATACTTCCATACAaagagatttattctcattgtGATGATATAACCAGTTCAATCTGAGCGTGGTTAGTTATTCTTTGCAGGATTCTAAAGACGTCATGATGAGGAGGAAAGAAAGTGTTGATGGTGGGACAATGCCATAGGTTTATCCATATGAATTCAGAAGCGATCGAGATGAGATAAGGTTAGTTGTCAACGAAATAACTACGAGGTATGATTTGCTTCTTTACCATAATCCTATTAGGTTTTGTTTTCAAAAGTTTGGAGAACATGTTGCAAATGTGGTAGTTAacagcctagttttaagcttgaCTTTTGTCTCTAATTCTTATGGATTCGCGGGTAGTGAGAAATTGCATGTAcatattgtatttttttatttctcacGAGTTGCTAAATTGGTGGGATGTAGTGACTACAACTGTTTGTATGCATCAGACTTAGATTCTTGTGATGCGTTAAGAAATTGCATGGATAATACATATACCATGTTCTATTggcataatttatatttatttggtGATAGTTGTGAAAATTGCATGGTTGAAAATTAGGTTTTCAATGCTCATGATGGATATTTGTTTAAAATGTATAAAATTTTCATTCTATATTTATTGCATGAGTTACGTACTAGTGAGGCGTATTGTTGTGGTTTTATCATTAACAAAATGCAAGATTACATGTGTTGGTTTCTTATGAATCGACATGTTGAGTGGGATTGTGATACATATATTGCATATAGGAGAATAACTTTTCGTTTATATTCTCATGTCGTGCATGCGTTATATCTTATTCCTAGTAAGAAATGGTCGTACATTTGTATGAAATTTGTTGTGATGTTAACTAAATATAAGAATGGGAGTAATATGATTTTTGTAATACttaactttattttattgttatcaTTTGATGTCATCTATTATTTATCATCTAGAGTAATAGATGAGTACATAGCAAGGGTAGCTGTTGAGTTGAGATTTCTAGGGCGGAAGGAGCGAGCAGATGATAGGGCCTAGAAGCTGGATTTGAAAGGTAAACATGttgataatataattttttttattactaacttgcttcgtttttgtgtaAGTAGCAAAGAtttgagaaaaaatatttttgaagaaggagagtatgatatgaatctaACCAGGGGTTACGAGCTAACTATTGGAAAGAAGTTCAAGAAAGCTCCTCAAGGATTCATGGCAGGCTACCAATAGCGTACCAATCAAGTTTAGGGTCATCATAAATGTTATTCACGTGTTAAACGACCAAGGGAAGAGCATCCAGGCCGATATAGGGGCGCCACAGCGGGCATTTTCACCAGCCCCAGCTCGCCCCTGCGGGCATTTTCACCCGCTCCAAGGCATTCCCCTCGGACAAAATTCCACAAATATGGGATTGTGGTACAAATTAATTATGTAAACAATATTTTGGCGTTTTTGGATGAATTTACCATGTTTTTGGTTAAGTATACCTTATAAACAATATTGAATAATTATTGATAATAATTGAATGAATTtgtgagtttttctctcaacaaGAAAGCTTCAGTTTTATGCAcgtttttttatgttttatcaaatcaaacttatcaaagtttaatattttgtggtgtttgtcgattgtttttcACTCAGATCGTCAAAGAGGAGTTCTTTAAAAGTTCGTTTGAGTACGATTGTTTAGCTATATTATTTGTTACTAAACCGTGTGATTTAAGGACTAATACACATTacttattttcaaatattaaaGATAGGGGGTTAAGGAAATCATGTTTTTCATAGGATCGGGGGCACGACTGTATCTAGTTCGCATTTGCTTTTCTTGGGCAACCGAATTCGCATCACAATTGTTTTTGGATGAATTTAATGTATACCTTATAAACAATATTGAATAATTATTGATAGTAATTGAATGAATTtgtgagtttttctctcaacaaGAAAGCTTCAGCTTTATGCACGTTTTTTATGttttatcaaatcaaacttatcaaagtttaatattttgtggtgtttGTCAATTGTTTTTAACTCAGATCGTCAAAGAGGAGTTCTTTAAAGGTTCGTTTGAGTGCGATTGTTTAGCTATTTTATTTGTTACTAAACCGTGTGATTTAAGAACTAATACACATTACTTGTTTTCAAATATTAAAGATCGGGGGTTAAGGAAATCGTGTTTTTCATAGGATCGAGGGCGCGACTGAGTCTAGTTCGCGTTTGCTTTTCTTGGGCAACCGAATTCGCATCACAATTGTTTTGTGCATTTACTTCAGTTTTGCTAGTTTAACTTGCTCGAGCCTTTTTCTCTATTGTTCAAACCGATTCAGTAAGCTTTTTCCACACATTTGCCtaattgttggtttaatggagcCAAACCAACAAGAGTTACACTTCAACATTGTTAATCCAACCAaactaattttgatattttagtGAGATTGTTGGTTCACCCCCTAATCAATCTCTTTAATCCTAATAGAATATATTTTCAACatatagtttttttaaaacatatttCAACTTCTATAAAAAGAAAACGTTCAAATTCCCATAAACCATTTAGACCTCAACTAAAAGGTTTAATTTATAATAGAAAATTTCTGATTTAACCCAAATTAGTCACTCAAGTCTCAAACACAAAAACAGAACAAAACCGTTTAGCTATCCATGCAACACATGAACTCATGTCGTGCCAGAGTCCGTTCCCCTAAGGTGTCTGCCCATCGCATGGACTTAGGCATGGATCTGCGGGAAGATCCGATCGAGCCTCGGCCCATTAAAGGCATACTACACATGACACACGAGGATTGAGTTCTATATGTGTGCGTGGATCTGATAAAACCGCAACCAAATGCAATACATGACTATATTTCCCAAACCTCACTCCTACACATATATTTCCAACTACTTTTCCATTCAGACaccaaaaatataaacaaaacaTTTCTTGAATCATTCACCACAATCACATAACACAAACATATGATGGACAACTAACAACATATGACATCGAATCAAAGTGATCTTGATGTTGAATCCTCTATTATACAACATAGTCCAATCCAAGATAATTTTTTCACTTCACAAAGTAAGGAAGATCAAGAACATAGAGTAGAAAATAAGCCCAAAGGACACCAGAAATCCCACCAAAGAAGAATCCACCACTAAACTGAGCCCATCCCTCCGCAGTCTGCAACTTGTCAGCCTCCTTCTTTCTCCCAGTTAGAGTCAAAGTTGGTGCAATTGAGGGCTCACCTTCTTTGAATGAAGCAATCCCATACATTGTCAGGCAAATGCTGAGGATGATCACTAGGCCACCTGCTGCGAGCGAGCCTGCTGCACCATGGTAGGGCGTGTTGCGCAGCGGGCCCGTGACCGCGAATGGGCCGACCAAGAGATATCCGTGGGCCAGGCCAACTTCGATCCCACGGAGAAGCGGGCTCACGGCTGTCCGGTAGCCAGGGAGGTTGGACAGGTACCAGGCTATCAATGGGCTCGACGTGATCGGGGTCTCCAGGCTTCCGATAAATGGGTCGCCGTTGATGGGTTGGATCACTTGGTACGTCGGCTGCAAGTAGATTAATCAAAGTGAATCAAATATGAAATTCATAGGAGTCATTTTTATGAACCTATGGGTAACAAGTGTTCTTttgaaaattcgattttttCTCCTAAATATTTGGTAATAACAAATTTTAATGAGGACTAATACATACTCATTAGTATCATCCTCTTAGTTCATTAATAATAGTAATCACGAGCATTTCTTATATATAGTAAAGGATCATGATAAACTCGAGAGCAAATTATGGATGAAGTTTTGTAAATTATGAACAAATTTCAATTGCGATCATGCAATTATCAATTCtagaatatatataaaaaaaatttgaaggttATATTATCGATGTAGTTTaacataattattaatttttttcctaTAATTCTACAAAATATCATGTAAACATAAATATATCTCTCAAAATAACAATACCGCAACTTTAAGAACCAAAAACCAATCAATGAATAATAATTAGAAACGAAAATTCAGCCAAAGTTTCCATTTGCAGGCATGGAACATATTCACCAACGATATGAATAATTTATTCTACAATACTTAATTTCCTCgaactcattccaatcaatccgAAGTACACGTTACAAGAAATATGGTATTTTCGAGACTGCATACAATGCTCGCTGCGGAAAGCcgagtgaaaaatatttttgttgtagtgacaTGTAAATTGGAGGAATATTTCAAATCTGAAGTTATTTTTCAtcgaaaataaaatttcgtagTAACATATGAATCCTATAGATAAATCCTCTCTAAAAAGACTCGAATTCGAGAACCCGAACCTTTTCGGCCTGGATGGCCTTTACGGCGAAGGATCTCTTGGTAGAAGGCAAAGCTCTGAAGGCAGATCCCGGAACACCCTTGGGAGGAGCTAGTAATCCCCTCGAGCCATAGGGGGTCTTCAGCTGGACAGCCATTGTCGAGGCCATTTTTGtgctcaaaaatattttaattttataaatgtGACGGGAAAACTATATAGTCGGGTGGTGGTGTTATATCTTTTGCATAGAAATTTGTGGTAAACATTTGGACATTGCTACGTTTTCATTGGCTAATGTCCTTTTGCAATCTTATCCCTTATCCACATTTGTTGTCATTCGAATTATACGTGGGATTCCCTTATTGTCCTTCCTTTTTCTTAGTCTTTTTTCTCactcttttatatatatatatatatatatatatatatatatatgaatctgCAAGTATATGAAGAATAACAAattatgaattgatacattTAAGGTATATTTGAATCAAAATTGCAATGATACAATAATTGTGTTTATTATGTTGAGCGATCGAATCCTAACGCTTGGATTGGAATGATATGCGATTTAAAAGATTGAAATTACATTGTTACCATCAGCTATAACACCTCAACAAGAACATAATTTCGCCACCAATTTATATTAAGCTATTTGTCATTGATgcaaaaaaatatgtattttattttcttatatgttttatgatttttttagagTTGTTAGTTGATTACTAGCAGaattttgataatatatttCACTACTTTTTACATCGGCAATTTTGAATTATGAACGTAATAGATAGTAATCGACTTTGGTTATACAACTGCTGAAGTAAGATAACGTTTTAGACTTCGCATGTTAAAAAATCGGAGTTCACTTGAAATTTTAAGTTGTGTTTTACTTCGTAAACAATATTTTATGAAGTAATATattaccaatttttttttaaactgatAGTGTTGAAGTAAAAAACGAGAACCAGATAGTTTTTAACATTAACATTatctattaaaattttattctcCTCTCTTTCATTTCATCATCATCAAGTCTCCCGATCCCTTTCGAGAAAACCCTAGCCGGCCAATATCTCGTTCGTCGATGCTTCACCACCACTGCAAAACGGTGCATCAACACtagcattcaaaatatttttgttttgacGTTCCAAGCATTCATTAAGCGTTGTATGATTTAAAACATTTTTTGAGTGTTTAGATATGATTTACCTTTGCGTATAAAACATCGGCCCCAATTATTCCGGGTTTTAAGTGGATATAACCATTTTTGTAATTGTCTATGAATGAATCTTCCTCCTTCTTGGATCTCCAAATCAAATCCACGATCAGGAACTTTGTTCCTCGTATAGATCGCACTAAAAATCAAAACGAAGTTTGCGTTGAGATTGGATGGCTGGAATTTCAGAAGTCTTGTAGTGTTGCAGCGATGTCGGTGGatgggtggccgaaattttgttcTCCAAAATATGGGGTGGTCGAAAATTGTGAGGGAGACAACATTTTCTgcaaaaattatgttatttcatATAACCTTCAGTGaaatatttataagttttgatTATCCAACTTGAGTCAGGACACTGTAATTCCATTATTTAAAATTCTTATGTAGTATTCTCTtttcttgaatatatatttgtatatcttaatatatatatacacacacacacatatagacatatacaaaattaaatattcatagtttaatttcttaattaacTATTAACTAATTGATCAATTCTAGACTCTTTTAGAATATTACACGAGAATTTTGTACATATTAGTTACTATTactgatattattatttaattattaagttcaattttactaaataaataattatgtacTCGACGGGCATGTAGCCCCGATATGCCGAAGGTACAAATCTCgttcatataataaaaaatcaatatttcAAAAGACAGAATTTTCCACTAATCTATTTTTTGTAGGTGCCAGTTTTGTGAACTTCTTCACTAAAACAGACGGTTCCACTCTTCTCAGttaattagttgttaaactaACTTCTATATTTTCCATTACGTGAAATCAAATTATAAAATCCTTTATAAGAAATCTATTTGATCTCTATCAAACTACAGTCGTCAAATTTAACTACTTGACTATCTCAATGAGAACAAATAATTCAATACTTGTGTGACCTTCAATGATTCAGAGATACAAATAATCTTGGGTTCACAACTAcattgtgattcagaataacatttattcttatatgggcttaccctaattagcttcattcttttcatcaactccttggtcaagaatgtcagaactcaagtctgattgcACCTATCAGATCATAGTAAGAGCGTCTAATAGCATCGCTCATAATCTCCTAGGTATCATTGATATTGCTGCAGTAACATTAAGTTATGGTTAGCATATAGTACGCTCAtaatttcatttacattttgtttgTTTTAGAATTAACATTTGTATATGTTCGTGTCTGACGTGTACGTTATGAATTTGCAGGAGAAATGACTGGAGAATTGAAATCGGTACATAAATCTACAAGTCACAAGAAATGGGAGAGTACTTGGCAGAAAACCCGACGCTCGGGCAGTAGAAACTTACTGCTCTAGCGCCACGAGAGATTTCTGGAAGCCATGGACAGAAGGGTTGGCGCCCAGGCAGTAGAATCTTACCACTCGGGTGCAAGATGTTATTTCCAATACAGAagactcggcgctcgggcggtagaatctgaccgctcgagcgcaagTGCCACACCTCACAAGCAAACTTACAGaggagttggcgctcgggcagtagaattttaccgctcgagcgatactcaattttggaaaaaaaatattgagGATTTGCCTTCCGGGAGAGGTTGCCAAGTGTGGCTGCAACAAAGAACCCTAGGGACGTTTTTTCACTCATTATTCAGCAGCCACAAAGCTTTGGGAAGAGAAAAAGACTTGAAGAAAGATTGAACTTGAAGATTTCGAGATTTCCGGGCAACGTTCATCAAGTTTTATTCACGTCtagtatttataatttaatttctttgttttaaatattgttttgttTAGTTTGATCaagaattctagtagctaatttacaatttttgttgggatttaagggaaTCCTACCCCGAAACCGAGTTAGTTAATTCATATCGACGTTTGATTTAACATTGATGATGCTGTTATTTTCATTGTGTTGTTGAagtgtagctaactttaatatcGATTTAATATTACGAGTGAGTTCAAGAGAATAGCCTGTGATAAGAACGAGTATCATAAtccgtggatttacaatttacatagaaataTGAAGTCGGATACGTATCCATAGTCATAGTCTAGTAGGGCGAaagctaggggatttcatagaacgACATGAAATTAacctttgataaataattaaagagatttaattacttcactgagtagaattagtttgacaTTAGAGATGTAAATGATCCAAACCAAGCCGAATAGtatcaggcttgagcttggctcgtttaagattaattcaagctccagctcaagctcgagcttgattcgagcttttatcatctggcttgagtttggctcgtttaagattgatagagtttatagtaaaatgtaattatgagtacaagtatcgatcccacgaggaatgtaatttctaaatttatattaatgcttgtaattagaatagtctcgattttatttagaataatcaaataaCAGATTTGTTCGTATCAATGACTGAattgtaaataaatttaattttaataccaAATAGAGTTGaacaacaatggaataaaagatctagaggtccgatttcacgcaactatccaccatgtgttattttgtgtagctatattataattgtccttcttattcattaaccaagaattccataattatctactccctctctcgagtgctaagtagatactaattatctaacaaaggattgcaacgtctccgtcaacaatcgataattaaataacacaacaagcgctaaattcttttaatggattccatagcaatatatgtgctctcgaactatataaataccatcgatgtatttttccctttcttgattataaattccctttttcaagtgataatttataaacatacaaatcattcaagatatggccaataaaatgaaagcattaagattggaaaaacacaaatgaacaataaagacaacttatatagcataaatcatgagtctcaacacatggtttctagttttgttccatcattcctctagaattaagatttagttcataataataaaaataaaacaacaacacataaacattaaacaagacatatcaaaataagagtaaaaataaagaaagaacttagaacaagagttttggagtgtatgaagtttttgtccaaagatgtgcaagaacttgttgatgatgatcttcttgatcttcaatcttcttccttgtagcctccacccttttcctagcttctctccataccctagatgatgaaaaagagatcCCTTTTATAGTATAGACAAGATAtcccacgtagcacaccattcTCCCCTCCTTTTCCTCAAAGTCTacaaagtttcacaatttccggaggaatgtttgtgcatgaccgcgggtgcggtagtgtaagcaccgcgggtgcggtgtcttttcGCCAAAAATTCTGTTGCTGCATAggtgacaccgcgggtgcggcgcttgcatgaccgcgggtgcggtcatgcctcggcagttggcgcgggtgcggtagcataggcagcgcgggtgcactgttGCTTCGTGTAtctttgtcctttgcaccttctaattcatcactatatcactccaaactctcatttctaagcttccaaactacaataacaaaaacaacaacatatcaaataaaatctgctcaagaatcacaaaattccaagttaaaaacaagtaataaaagtacaataaattgcacttatcaaactcccccaaacttaagattttgctagtccagagcaaaataaaacaacaaaaacaaacaaacaa from Primulina eburnea isolate SZY01 chromosome 6, ASM2296580v1, whole genome shotgun sequence encodes:
- the LOC140833987 gene encoding photosystem I reaction center subunit XI, chloroplastic, whose translation is MASTMAVQLKTPYGSRGLLAPPKGVPGSAFRALPSTKRSFAVKAIQAEKPTYQVIQPINGDPFIGSLETPITSSPLIAWYLSNLPGYRTAVSPLLRGIEVGLAHGYLLVGPFAVTGPLRNTPYHGAAGSLAAGGLVIILSICLTMYGIASFKEGEPSIAPTLTLTGRKKEADKLQTAEGWAQFSGGFFFGGISGVLWAYFLLYVLDLPYFVK